One genomic segment of Rivularia sp. PCC 7116 includes these proteins:
- a CDS encoding metal ABC transporter ATP-binding protein produces MSKITVHVEDTTVAYNGKVALHEANLQLNRGSISGLVGMNGSGKSTLFKAIMGFVKPTNGRILIQGMPMKKAQKQNLVAYIPQSEDVDWNFPINVQDVVMMGRYGYMNFLRIPRANDRKAVAESLARTNMSELKYRQIGELSGGQKKRAFVARALAQQAQIILLDEPFAGVDIKTEKALIQLLIELRNMGHTILISTHDLSSISTFCDDVVLINRTILAYGPTGEVFTQENIARTFDGMVPVAGIGNG; encoded by the coding sequence ATGTCTAAAATTACAGTTCACGTAGAAGATACTACAGTTGCTTATAACGGTAAAGTAGCTTTGCATGAAGCGAATTTACAACTAAATCGCGGTTCTATCAGCGGCTTAGTGGGAATGAATGGTTCGGGTAAATCGACTTTATTTAAAGCAATTATGGGTTTTGTTAAACCGACAAATGGGCGTATATTAATTCAAGGGATGCCCATGAAGAAGGCGCAAAAACAAAATTTAGTTGCTTATATTCCTCAATCTGAAGATGTAGACTGGAATTTTCCTATCAACGTACAAGATGTAGTAATGATGGGGCGCTACGGGTATATGAACTTCTTAAGAATTCCTCGTGCAAATGACCGAAAAGCTGTAGCAGAAAGTTTAGCGCGAACTAACATGAGCGAATTAAAATATCGCCAAATTGGGGAACTTTCAGGAGGACAAAAAAAGAGAGCATTTGTAGCGCGTGCTTTGGCACAACAAGCACAAATAATTCTCTTAGATGAACCCTTTGCCGGAGTAGATATTAAAACAGAAAAAGCACTGATTCAACTTTTGATAGAATTACGTAATATGGGTCATACAATTTTAATTTCAACCCATGACCTTTCTTCAATTTCTACATTTTGTGATGATGTGGTATTAATCAATCGTACCATTTTGGCATATGGTCCGACGGGAGAAGTTTTTACGCAAGAGAATATTGCCCGTACCTTTGATGGAATGGTTCCAGTCGCAGGAATTGGTAATGGGTAA
- a CDS encoding metal ABC transporter substrate-binding protein, which yields MAILFSKQPYAGRLAITFGTAKLLTSIGIVCGLLLSGCSPSTDVPENTAQEVGNTAQNPNTKDKKVILTTFTVLADMARNVAGDKAIIQSLTKPGAEIHGYEPTPSDIVKAQDADLILDNGLGLERWAQKFYGNLKDVPHVTLSEGIAPIDISEDAYAGKPNPHAWMSPKLALKYVENIRDALVNLDPANAQTYTANAQTYSEQIKQIDKKLQNTVKEIPANKRFMVTCEGAFSYLAKDYGLKEEYLWAVNAEKQATPQQVKKVINTVRENQVPVVFCESTVNADAQKQVAKESNAEFGGVFYVDSLTDVNGVAPTYFKLLEYNINTLVNGLKQ from the coding sequence ATGGCTATACTTTTTAGTAAGCAGCCTTATGCAGGAAGACTGGCGATTACCTTCGGTACAGCGAAGCTTCTCACCTCGATAGGAATAGTGTGTGGACTGTTACTGAGTGGGTGTAGCCCGAGTACGGATGTGCCTGAAAACACAGCCCAAGAGGTTGGTAATACTGCACAAAATCCGAACACGAAAGATAAAAAGGTGATTCTGACAACCTTTACGGTGCTTGCTGATATGGCTCGTAACGTTGCAGGAGATAAAGCGATTATTCAATCCTTGACTAAACCGGGAGCAGAGATTCACGGTTACGAGCCGACTCCTAGCGATATAGTCAAAGCCCAAGATGCAGACTTAATTTTAGATAATGGTTTAGGTTTAGAGCGCTGGGCGCAAAAGTTTTATGGAAATCTCAAAGACGTGCCTCATGTTACCTTGAGTGAAGGTATTGCACCAATAGATATTAGCGAAGACGCTTACGCGGGAAAACCGAATCCCCATGCTTGGATGTCACCGAAACTGGCTTTAAAGTATGTGGAAAACATTCGTGATGCTTTGGTGAATTTAGATCCAGCGAATGCACAGACTTACACTGCTAATGCTCAAACTTATAGCGAACAAATAAAACAAATCGATAAAAAATTACAAAACACAGTTAAAGAAATACCTGCAAATAAACGTTTTATGGTGACTTGTGAAGGAGCATTTTCTTATCTAGCGAAAGATTATGGATTAAAGGAAGAGTATTTGTGGGCTGTTAATGCTGAAAAACAAGCAACTCCACAACAAGTAAAAAAAGTAATTAATACAGTGCGGGAAAACCAAGTTCCTGTAGTATTTTGTGAAAGTACCGTTAATGCAGATGCTCAAAAACAAGTAGCAAAAGAAAGCAATGCCGAATTTGGCGGAGTATTTTATGTCGATTCACTTACCGATGTAAATGGCGTTGCACCTACTTATTTTAAGTTGTTAGAGTACAACATTAACACCTTAGTTAATGGTTTGAAACAGTAA
- a CDS encoding metal ABC transporter permease, translating into MSIEAIWQWFAAPLQFEFMVKAIFVSALVGVVCSVLSCYMTLKGWALMGDAVSHAVLPGVVLAYILNIPFAIGAFVFGLGSVISIGFIKSNTRIKEDTVMGLVFTGFFAFGLVLISKTPSSIDLMHILFGNVLGISDQNLIQTIIISVVTMIFLMVLRKDLLLFCFDATHARTIGLNTTALYYILLSVLALTIVAAQQTVGIILVIAMLVTPGATAYMLSDDFNQMTLIAVASGIFSSVMGTYISYHLDAATGGCIVVLQTLLFVIAMIFAPKHGLLVRTIRATK; encoded by the coding sequence ATGAGTATAGAAGCAATTTGGCAGTGGTTTGCAGCGCCATTGCAGTTTGAATTTATGGTTAAGGCAATATTTGTAAGTGCCTTAGTAGGTGTTGTTTGTTCGGTTCTGTCATGTTATATGACTCTAAAGGGATGGGCATTAATGGGAGATGCGGTATCTCATGCAGTTCTCCCTGGAGTTGTACTTGCTTATATTTTAAATATTCCCTTTGCCATTGGAGCATTTGTTTTTGGCTTGGGTTCAGTAATTTCTATCGGATTTATTAAATCCAATACTAGAATCAAAGAAGATACCGTAATGGGGTTAGTATTTACAGGCTTTTTCGCCTTTGGTTTGGTATTAATTTCTAAAACCCCAAGTAGTATCGATTTAATGCATATCCTGTTTGGAAATGTCTTAGGTATTTCAGACCAAAATTTAATTCAAACAATCATCATTAGCGTAGTTACCATGATATTTTTAATGGTACTGCGGAAAGATTTACTACTATTTTGTTTTGATGCAACCCATGCTCGTACTATAGGATTGAATACCACTGCTTTATACTATATTTTGTTATCTGTATTAGCTTTAACTATTGTCGCCGCGCAACAAACAGTAGGAATTATTTTAGTAATTGCAATGTTAGTCACTCCAGGCGCAACTGCTTATATGTTGAGCGATGATTTTAATCAAATGACATTAATTGCTGTGGCATCCGGAATATTTTCTAGCGTGATGGGGACTTATATTAGCTATCATCTTGATGCTGCTACAGGTGGATGTATTGTAGTATTGCAAACTCTGTTGTTTGTTATCGCGATGATTTTTGCACCCAAACATGGATTGTTGGTA
- a CDS encoding GerMN domain-containing protein: MKTQNTRPVQQNIFIIYILSLLSLVITVVWLNGIGLNNNSTTIKTTPTSTPEQIKKSPISTENNTVPKPNIPFILPKPVEKLTPKEKTPSIQLQPKAYLLQVEGEKVSLVPQAVAIKKGVSKEVALQQTLNQLFDNNQNNQFTSTIPQGTKLLGLRIDDTTGIHVNLSDEFRYGGGSTSMIYRVAQVLYTASSIDESANIYLSIEGELLDEENPLGGEGLILAEPLTRQKFIKDFSIN, encoded by the coding sequence ATGAAAACCCAAAATACCCGTCCTGTTCAGCAAAATATTTTCATCATTTACATACTGTCGTTACTAAGTTTAGTTATTACTGTAGTTTGGTTAAATGGTATAGGTCTTAATAACAACTCAACTACTATAAAAACTACTCCAACATCGACACCCGAACAAATTAAAAAATCACCAATTTCCACGGAAAACAATACAGTTCCAAAACCAAATATTCCATTTATACTTCCCAAACCAGTAGAAAAATTAACACCTAAAGAAAAGACACCGTCCATACAGCTACAGCCCAAAGCTTACTTGTTACAAGTTGAAGGTGAAAAAGTTAGCTTAGTTCCACAAGCAGTTGCTATTAAAAAAGGAGTATCGAAAGAAGTTGCTTTGCAACAAACCTTGAACCAACTTTTTGATAACAATCAAAACAATCAATTTACATCCACAATTCCCCAAGGAACGAAATTATTAGGCTTGCGAATTGATGACACTACGGGAATTCATGTAAACCTATCCGATGAATTTCGTTATGGTGGTGGTTCAACTTCAATGATTTATCGCGTAGCTCAAGTACTTTATACAGCCTCAAGCATTGACGAATCAGCTAATATTTATCTTTCTATCGAAGGCGAATTATTAGATGAGGAAAATCCATTGGGTGGCGAAGGATTAATATTAGCAGAACCGCTGACAAGACAAAAGTTTATTAAAGATTTTTCGATTAATTAA
- a CDS encoding response regulator yields MKILVVEDDEFVAQALSAVLTHHNHAVEVASDGLDGWELVQAFDYDLIILDITLPKLDGISLCRKIRAGGWLIPIMLVTGCNSPHEKAIGLDAGADDYVVKPFEEEELVARIRALLRRGKVNFQPVLEWGNLRLDPTSCEVDYADKNLSLTPKEYSLLELFLRNSRRVFSCGMILEHLWSYEDIPSEEAVRTHIKGLRMKLKAAGAPGNLIETVYGIGYRLKPEAEKSVEKGSHLHEQRSLRGDAAKPSPTFGERKVPPVEQSGVKKGRGNEEEASSFPVTKAQTLLAVAGVWEKYKARVAEQVNVLLKAALTLQNSNESLTEELHSQAAAEAHTLAGSLGTFGFSEGSRLARQIEHLLKADKVLDKAQIVQFNDWVKALLAEIAAPSQTETISSNSEYELDERPLLLAIDQDREIPEDLVQKSADFGLQVAITNSIANARTKLYREHPNVAVVDACLLKDDESLSLLAEFKNRKPSIPVIVLTKEIENKHKQAINDSQNIILQKPVSSIQILETATQLIKSSEDAQATVLAVDDDPKVLEVMQNLLQHWGITVKTLAEPQKFWETLETINPDLLILDVEMPGVSGIKLCDEVRNHSLWSELPVLFLTAHNEAETVNQVFSVGADDFVSKPIVGPELVTRIVNRLERIQLIRRMTREREENNKTESAQRWQQIFNTFPECIKLVAADGTLLEMNPAGLEMIEADETAIGKNIYSVISPEYRQAFKNLNKSICEGNKGSLEFEIIGSKGSRHIVETHALPLVDPDNGKLVQLAVTRDITAHKQAEAEREKMNLLLKAKVQQQASVAKLGQSALLSKDISTLMDEAVALVAQSLDVEFCHILEILPSGNVMLLRAGVGWNEGLVKLALISFNDSPTDVLLTKEPVIIEDLRQETRFNSPTLLEEHGIISGVSVPIFGVNQIYGVLGAYTSQKRAFNQDDIYFLQAVANVLSGAIEKQHTETTLRKESEKLENRVASRTAELVKMNECLQLELGERQRAQAQFAGIVEIASDAIICIDSNQRITLFNQGASEIFGYSVSEVLGKPLDLLLPEGSVEAHRHHVADFGNSQSPSRKMGERREISGRRKNGSEFPAEASISKLNLGNHIVYTVYLQDVSHRKQVERMKDEFVSVVSHELRTPLTSIHGSLGMLATDLIPLGSEDSKRLVQIATDSTERLVRLINDILDIERIESRKVTMSMQICQADELIEKSINIVRPLADKGQVKLLIENSSIQLLADSDRIIQVFTNLLSNAIRFSSPGDTVAITAVEQDSEILFTVKDNGRGIPKDKLEIIFERFQQVDSSDSRNHEGTGLGLAICHSIVEMHGGKIWVESILGVGSTFYFTLPMNKLAINS; encoded by the coding sequence ATGAAAATCCTAGTTGTAGAAGATGATGAATTTGTTGCCCAAGCACTGAGTGCTGTACTGACTCATCACAATCATGCAGTTGAAGTTGCGAGCGATGGACTTGACGGTTGGGAGTTAGTTCAAGCTTTTGATTATGACTTAATTATTTTAGATATAACCTTACCTAAATTAGATGGTATTAGTCTTTGTAGAAAAATCCGTGCTGGTGGCTGGCTGATTCCAATTATGTTGGTGACGGGATGCAATAGTCCTCATGAAAAAGCAATTGGTTTGGATGCTGGTGCAGACGATTACGTAGTTAAACCTTTCGAGGAAGAAGAATTAGTTGCTCGTATTAGAGCTTTATTGAGAAGGGGAAAAGTCAACTTTCAGCCTGTATTAGAATGGGGTAATTTGCGGCTCGATCCCACCAGTTGCGAAGTCGATTATGCTGACAAAAATTTATCTTTAACTCCTAAAGAATATTCATTATTAGAACTGTTTTTACGCAATAGTCGTCGGGTATTTAGCTGTGGAATGATTCTAGAGCATTTATGGTCTTATGAAGATATTCCTTCCGAAGAAGCCGTTCGCACTCATATCAAAGGACTGCGAATGAAGCTAAAAGCAGCGGGTGCCCCTGGTAATTTAATTGAAACTGTATATGGTATTGGTTATCGCTTGAAGCCAGAGGCAGAGAAAAGCGTAGAGAAAGGGAGCCACTTGCATGAGCAGAGAAGTTTGCGGGGAGATGCCGCCAAACCAAGCCCCACCTTCGGTGAACGGAAGGTTCCCCCCGTTGAGCAAAGTGGCGTGAAAAAGGGACGAGGGAATGAGGAAGAAGCATCAAGTTTTCCAGTAACTAAGGCACAAACCCTTTTAGCTGTAGCTGGAGTTTGGGAAAAATATAAAGCTAGGGTAGCCGAGCAGGTAAATGTCTTGCTCAAAGCAGCACTTACACTGCAAAATTCAAATGAATCTTTGACGGAAGAATTGCATTCTCAAGCAGCAGCAGAAGCTCATACTTTAGCTGGTTCTCTGGGTACTTTTGGTTTTTCTGAAGGTTCCAGATTAGCGCGTCAAATAGAACATTTACTTAAAGCAGATAAAGTTTTAGATAAAGCTCAAATCGTACAATTTAATGATTGGGTAAAAGCTTTACTTGCTGAAATTGCTGCACCATCCCAAACGGAGACTATCTCTTCTAATTCTGAGTATGAGTTAGATGAACGTCCTTTACTTTTAGCTATCGATCAAGATCGAGAAATACCAGAAGATCTAGTCCAAAAATCTGCTGATTTCGGTTTACAAGTGGCAATCACTAATAGCATTGCCAATGCTAGAACAAAACTTTACCGAGAACATCCAAATGTAGCAGTAGTTGATGCTTGTCTTTTAAAGGATGATGAAAGCTTGAGCTTATTAGCAGAGTTTAAAAATCGTAAACCGTCAATTCCTGTAATAGTTTTAACTAAAGAAATAGAGAATAAGCACAAACAAGCTATTAATGATAGTCAGAATATAATTTTACAAAAACCCGTCTCTTCAATACAAATTTTAGAAACTGCGACGCAATTAATTAAAAGCTCGGAAGATGCCCAAGCAACGGTATTAGCTGTAGATGATGACCCAAAAGTTTTAGAAGTAATGCAAAATTTACTCCAGCATTGGGGAATCACAGTAAAAACTTTAGCAGAACCGCAAAAATTTTGGGAAACCTTGGAAACAATAAATCCAGACTTACTAATTTTAGATGTGGAAATGCCTGGAGTTAGCGGTATTAAACTTTGCGATGAAGTCCGCAACCATTCTCTTTGGAGCGAGTTACCAGTATTGTTTTTAACTGCTCATAATGAAGCAGAAACCGTAAACCAAGTTTTTAGCGTTGGTGCAGATGATTTTGTCAGCAAACCAATTGTGGGACCAGAATTAGTAACTAGAATTGTCAACCGTTTGGAAAGAATTCAATTAATTCGACGGATGACAAGAGAAAGGGAAGAAAATAATAAAACGGAATCGGCACAACGCTGGCAACAAATTTTTAATACATTTCCTGAATGTATTAAATTAGTCGCTGCGGATGGAACATTGTTAGAAATGAATCCCGCTGGTTTAGAGATGATTGAAGCAGACGAAACTGCAATTGGTAAAAATATTTATTCTGTTATTTCACCAGAATATCGTCAGGCTTTTAAAAATTTGAATAAAAGTATTTGTGAGGGCAATAAAGGTAGTTTGGAATTTGAAATAATTGGCAGCAAAGGTAGCCGCCATATTGTGGAAACTCATGCATTACCTTTAGTAGATCCGGACAATGGTAAATTGGTTCAACTAGCTGTAACCCGAGATATCACTGCCCACAAACAAGCTGAAGCAGAAAGAGAAAAAATGAATCTGTTACTCAAAGCCAAAGTTCAACAACAGGCAAGTGTAGCAAAATTGGGACAGTCAGCTTTGTTAAGTAAAGACATATCTACTTTGATGGATGAAGCTGTCGCTTTGGTTGCTCAAAGTTTAGATGTGGAATTTTGCCATATTTTAGAAATATTACCGTCGGGCAATGTCATGCTGCTACGTGCGGGAGTTGGCTGGAATGAAGGATTAGTAAAACTCGCGCTAATAAGTTTTAATGATTCCCCAACCGACGTATTACTAACAAAAGAACCCGTTATTATTGAAGACTTACGTCAAGAAACCCGATTTAACAGCCCGACTTTACTTGAAGAGCACGGAATTATTAGTGGTGTTAGCGTACCAATTTTTGGAGTTAATCAAATTTATGGTGTTTTAGGTGCCTATACTTCTCAAAAACGCGCCTTTAATCAAGACGACATTTATTTTTTACAAGCCGTTGCGAATGTTCTTTCTGGTGCTATAGAAAAACAGCATACAGAAACAACTCTACGTAAAGAATCGGAGAAATTGGAAAATAGAGTTGCTTCCCGTACAGCAGAATTAGTAAAGATGAACGAATGCTTGCAATTGGAATTAGGGGAGCGTCAGCGAGCGCAAGCGCAATTTGCTGGGATTGTAGAAATTGCCTCGGATGCCATAATTTGTATTGATAGCAATCAGCGTATTACCTTATTTAATCAAGGTGCTTCAGAAATTTTCGGCTATTCGGTAAGTGAAGTATTAGGAAAACCTTTAGATTTACTTTTACCAGAAGGTTCGGTAGAAGCTCACCGTCATCATGTCGCAGATTTTGGTAATTCACAATCTCCCTCTCGCAAGATGGGAGAGCGTCGTGAAATTTCTGGAAGACGTAAAAATGGCAGCGAGTTTCCCGCAGAAGCTTCGATTTCTAAATTGAATTTAGGCAATCACATAGTTTATACGGTTTATTTACAAGATGTTAGCCACCGCAAACAAGTAGAGCGGATGAAAGATGAGTTTGTTTCGGTAGTTTCTCACGAACTTCGCACTCCTTTAACTTCGATTCATGGTTCTTTAGGAATGCTGGCTACCGATTTAATTCCTTTAGGTTCTGAAGATAGTAAACGCTTAGTGCAAATTGCTACCGATAGCACCGAACGCTTAGTAAGACTGATTAACGATATTCTCGATATCGAGCGCATTGAATCGAGAAAAGTTACAATGTCTATGCAAATCTGCCAAGCAGATGAATTAATTGAAAAATCAATAAATATTGTTCGACCTTTAGCTGACAAAGGACAAGTTAAACTGTTAATTGAAAATTCATCGATCCAACTGCTAGCAGACAGCGATAGAATTATTCAAGTTTTCACCAATTTACTTAGTAACGCAATACGATTTTCATCACCGGGTGACACAGTTGCCATTACAGCAGTCGAACAAGATTCAGAAATATTATTTACAGTTAAGGATAACGGACGCGGTATTCCTAAAGATAAACTAGAAATTATTTTCGAGCGCTTTCAACAAGTAGATTCTTCAGATTCGCGCAATCATGAAGGTACGGGTTTAGGTTTAGCAATTTGTCACAGCATCGTAGAAATGCACGGTGGCAAAATTTGGGTTGAAAGTATTCTAGGAGTTGGTAGTACTTTTTATTTCACTTTGCCTATGAATAAATTAGCAATTAATAGTTAG
- a CDS encoding DUF6745 domain-containing protein, whose protein sequence is MADGNFQFNFGNTNFVDNTSINSKMTRIHFLAPEQEAQIPEYQQKWKSIYLSTQPIQRNRAKAAVQGAYAVMGKPEPEVIFCASPLVAIEQLKTYISQQPQNSNQTSEQQVYTDFLEFASSVWENIQQGNQHQELKLGIKPLEDLIKEVSRESFKSLNEHIDNSLPRDLTIQEIIEQMYFGTSPILDMLGKLPANQGMREFFTDFENRLPDNWQESLSTAISAIEEQLAWLPGKDLFFREWLKPMIQASVIAKVYGLEHSNYEDAIFVSLSTFEKKFLKENPPVIISKIAITCIWLDFAFSVLGYPHTSQKWAALQGIIKHCGWIFAVDNLCIICDRPIKILVDDNNQLHGEGEPAIEFADGFVIYTHHGTPLPDKYGTVHPNQWQSQWVIEETNQQLKAVLMNVIGAVRLCQELPVIEIDSLQEYKFLKFENIDINTYILQRINSQNGNRNAVFVPQHIKAIRLAIEYANQNCSAEDFPIPSDE, encoded by the coding sequence ATGGCTGATGGTAATTTTCAATTTAATTTCGGGAATACTAACTTCGTTGACAATACATCTATCAATAGCAAAATGACGCGCATTCATTTTCTAGCTCCCGAGCAAGAAGCTCAAATCCCCGAATATCAGCAAAAATGGAAAAGTATTTACCTGTCAACTCAGCCGATTCAGCGTAATCGAGCCAAAGCAGCAGTACAAGGAGCTTATGCTGTGATGGGTAAACCAGAACCCGAAGTTATTTTCTGTGCCAGCCCCCTGGTAGCAATAGAACAACTTAAAACATATATCTCACAACAACCTCAAAACAGCAATCAAACTTCCGAACAACAAGTTTACACCGACTTTTTGGAATTTGCTTCTTCAGTTTGGGAAAATATCCAGCAAGGCAATCAACACCAAGAATTAAAATTAGGAATTAAACCGCTAGAAGATTTAATCAAAGAAGTTTCGAGGGAATCATTTAAATCCTTGAACGAGCATATTGATAATTCTCTTCCTAGAGATTTAACTATTCAAGAAATTATCGAGCAAATGTATTTTGGTACGTCTCCAATTCTCGATATGTTGGGTAAGTTGCCAGCTAATCAAGGTATGCGTGAATTTTTCACAGACTTTGAAAATAGATTACCGGATAACTGGCAAGAATCTCTTAGTACCGCAATTTCTGCAATTGAAGAACAATTAGCTTGGCTTCCCGGTAAAGACTTATTCTTTAGAGAATGGCTAAAACCAATGATTCAAGCTAGTGTAATTGCAAAAGTTTATGGATTAGAACATTCTAATTATGAGGATGCAATTTTCGTTTCCCTATCAACTTTTGAAAAGAAGTTTCTAAAAGAAAATCCCCCTGTAATAATTTCTAAAATCGCAATTACCTGTATTTGGTTAGATTTTGCTTTTTCAGTACTGGGTTATCCGCATACATCCCAGAAATGGGCTGCTTTGCAAGGTATTATAAAACATTGCGGTTGGATTTTCGCTGTAGATAATCTCTGCATTATCTGCGATCGCCCGATAAAAATTTTAGTAGATGACAACAATCAACTTCATGGGGAAGGAGAACCAGCCATAGAATTCGCAGATGGGTTTGTAATTTATACCCATCATGGTACACCTTTACCCGATAAATACGGAACCGTTCATCCCAATCAATGGCAATCCCAATGGGTTATAGAGGAAACAAATCAACAATTAAAAGCAGTATTAATGAATGTCATCGGAGCAGTTCGTCTGTGCCAAGAATTACCTGTTATAGAAATAGATTCATTACAAGAATATAAATTTCTCAAATTTGAAAATATTGATATTAATACTTATATCTTACAACGAATTAACTCCCAAAATGGTAATAGGAATGCTGTATTTGTACCGCAACATATAAAAGCAATACGATTAGCGATAGAATATGCAAATCAAAATTGCTCGGCAGAAGATTTTCCTATTCCTAGTGATGAATAA
- a CDS encoding response regulator, with protein sequence MTTKKILIVDNEEYIREVTKICLESTTKWQVITANSGDEGIKKAELEKPDVILLDVMMPGMDGITAFKHLQQNSETKEIPVIILTATIQSSDNYRYTDLGIKAAIAKPFSPLTLAQEISEVLGWSSNQ encoded by the coding sequence ATGACAACAAAAAAAATATTAATAGTTGATAACGAAGAATATATTCGTGAAGTAACTAAAATTTGTTTAGAAAGTACTACCAAATGGCAAGTAATCACAGCTAATTCAGGGGATGAAGGTATTAAAAAAGCAGAATTAGAAAAACCAGATGTCATCCTTTTAGATGTAATGATGCCCGGAATGGACGGAATTACAGCTTTTAAACATCTACAGCAAAATTCTGAAACTAAAGAAATTCCCGTAATTATATTGACAGCCACTATTCAAAGTTCCGACAATTACCGCTATACAGATTTAGGAATTAAAGCGGCGATCGCCAAACCTTTTAGCCCGCTAACATTAGCCCAAGAAATTTCAGAAGTTCTCGGTTGGAGCAGTAATCAGTGA
- a CDS encoding DDE transposase family protein gives MNSMTGYIDKHPGEAQRLVGLNYDQLKQLIKQAIALRTQSESEVELKKRRIIKKGGGRKTKLSFEEQILLTLIYLRQLTTFLKT, from the coding sequence ATGAATTCAATGACAGGGTATATCGATAAACATCCCGGAGAAGCACAGCGGTTAGTTGGTCTAAATTACGACCAATTAAAACAGCTAATAAAGCAAGCAATTGCCCTAAGAACACAATCTGAATCAGAAGTAGAATTGAAAAAGAGAAGAATTATAAAAAAAGGAGGTGGTCGTAAAACAAAGTTATCTTTTGAAGAACAAATATTACTAACTCTAATATATTTGCGACAATTGACAACATTTTTGAAGACTTAG
- a CDS encoding phytase — translation MKICIYAELDELEDELGVNIVELDVASEVAKIQANPGDFGLTNITTPALNTTTGAVVPNPEEYLWWDQFHLTTTAYSLIAQGVSDDISQGTNEFTTTNISPLVPDIEGLSIYYGENGTGYLIANSQGDSSYAVFSREGNNEYLGSFVVGDNNGIDQVNESDGLDVINVPLGEEFPNGLLVVQDGANDPQNAVEDEEELENNSTNFKFVPWDEVANAFENPLQNRHLRNKNKIW, via the coding sequence TTGAAGATATGTATTTATGCGGAATTAGACGAACTAGAAGATGAACTAGGAGTAAATATTGTTGAATTAGATGTTGCCAGTGAAGTAGCCAAAATTCAAGCCAATCCTGGTGATTTTGGGTTAACCAATATTACTACACCAGCTTTAAATACGACTACTGGAGCAGTTGTACCAAACCCTGAAGAATACTTGTGGTGGGATCAATTTCATCTGACAACTACAGCTTATAGTTTAATAGCTCAAGGTGTAAGTGATGATATTTCCCAAGGTACAAATGAATTTACAACTACTAACATTTCTCCTCTAGTACCCGATATCGAAGGTTTATCAATATATTACGGTGAAAACGGAACTGGTTATCTAATTGCTAACAGTCAAGGTGATTCTTCCTACGCTGTTTTCAGTCGGGAAGGTAATAACGAATATTTAGGTAGCTTTGTTGTTGGCGATAATAATGGAATCGATCAAGTAAACGAAAGCGATGGTTTAGATGTTATTAATGTACCTTTGGGTGAGGAATTTCCCAACGGATTATTAGTTGTACAAGATGGTGCCAACGATCCACAAAATGCTGTTGAAGATGAAGAAGAATTAGAAAACAACAGCACCAACTTTAAATTTGTACCTTGGGATGAAGTTGCAAATGCATTCGAGAATCCTTTACAAAATAGACATCTCCGGAATAAAAATAAAATCTGGTAA
- a CDS encoding Hsp20/alpha crystallin family protein: MSEKNWHPLKNIDTLRHQMNNLFDELVHGNTEKADLHPPNSIPKVENATWQPAIEIKETDANLILQAQLPGIEPKDLDIHVTKDAVSISGEHEEQKVHYEKGIYRSEFNYGHFQRIIPLPMCVEHKQVTAEIHNGLLTLSLPKSRVQNDDVLKLDLTMQEKAREAMVKQRQHEEHIEETMHSRAQAEINAPSSSTT; encoded by the coding sequence ATGTCTGAGAAAAACTGGCATCCACTTAAAAATATTGATACTCTACGCCATCAAATGAATAATTTATTTGATGAGTTGGTTCATGGAAATACAGAAAAGGCTGACTTACATCCTCCGAATTCTATCCCCAAAGTTGAAAATGCAACTTGGCAGCCAGCAATTGAAATTAAAGAGACGGATGCAAATCTGATTCTGCAAGCCCAACTACCTGGTATAGAACCTAAAGATTTGGACATCCATGTAACTAAAGATGCGGTTTCAATAAGTGGCGAACATGAAGAACAAAAAGTCCATTACGAAAAAGGTATTTATCGTTCCGAATTTAATTATGGACACTTTCAACGCATAATACCTTTACCTATGTGTGTTGAACACAAGCAGGTTACAGCAGAGATTCATAACGGTCTTTTGACGCTGAGTTTACCAAAATCTCGCGTTCAAAATGATGATGTGTTAAAGCTTGATTTGACTATGCAGGAGAAAGCCCGTGAAGCGATGGTTAAGCAGCGTCAACATGAAGAACACATAGAAGAAACAATGCACTCTCGCGCTCAAGCTGAAATAAATGCACCTTCCTCATCTACAACATAA